A part of Tachysurus vachellii isolate PV-2020 chromosome 4, HZAU_Pvac_v1, whole genome shotgun sequence genomic DNA contains:
- the ube2c gene encoding ubiquitin-conjugating enzyme E2 C yields MASQNLDPAAASSTAALKGNETSGNVSKGSVTKRLQQELMTLMMSGDKGISAFPESDNLFKWIGTIDGAQGTVYEGLRYKLSLEFPSGYPYNAPRVKFITPCFHPNVDENGFICLDILKEKWSALYDVRSILLSIQSLLGEPNNDSPMNSAAAELWENQESFKAHLHATYKN; encoded by the exons ATGGCCTCACAGAATCTGGATCCTGCTGCAGCTTCTTCTACAGCCGCGTTAAAAGGAAACGAAACGTCTGGAAATGTGTCGAAGGGCTCCGTTACTAAAAG GCTTCAGCAAGAGCTGATGACGCTCATG ATGTCCGGAGACAAAGGAATTTCAGCATTCCCAGAGTCTGACAATCTCTTCAAGTGGATCGGCACAATAGATGGCGCTCAAGGAACA GTGTATGAAGGGTTAAGGTATAAGCTCTCACTGGAGTTTCCTAGTGGATACCCATACAACGCTCCTCGGGTGAAGTTCATCACGCCATGCTTTCATCCAAATGTTGATGAGAACGGGTTTATCTGCTTAGACATTTTGAAAGAGAAGTGGTCTGCTCTCTATGATGTTCGATCCATCCTGCTGTCCATTCAAAGTTTACTTGGAG AGCCCAACAACGATAGCCCTATGAACTCTGCGGCTGCAGAATTATGGGAAAACCAGGAAT CCTTCAAAGCCCATTTGCACGCAACCTACAAGAATTGA
- the LOC132843978 gene encoding E3 ubiquitin-protein ligase RNF182, which translates to MSNKSDSEGVVYTVEELECKICYSRYDARARKPKLLACLHRVCARCLKKMAEMESSPGTVSCPFCRHQTHVPDEEIWLLQDDSNILAILSYQERVRKSGSMPVGEVLLTPNSLNGGEIGTSGEGGGEQAHSSSDCLVITIMEVPGESASPDSTGMLNMVRLYRPASLDSLPCHVPVQKWRAWTSRSVPRFVMGFLCLLYFSSLPLGIYLLMIQQLTLGVILVSLVPSTLVLCVFYGFCQCLCHEIMEAMAT; encoded by the coding sequence TCGAATGCAAGATATGCTATAGCCGCTACGATGCACGCGCTCGCAAGCCAAAGTTACTGGCGTGCCTGCACCGTGTCTGCGCTCGCTGCCTGAAGAAGATGGCCGAGATGGAATCATCACCTGGCACTGTCAGCTGTCCGTTCTGCCGCCATCAGACACATGTGCCTGATGAGGAAATCTGGCTCCTTCAGGATGACAGTAACATTCTGGCTATCCTCTCCTACCAGGAGCGAGTGCGGAAGAGCGGCTCAATGCCTGTGGGTGAGGTACTGCTCACCCCAAACAGTCTAAATGGGGGAGAGATAGGAACAagtggagaaggaggaggagagcaggCCCACAGTTCCTCAGACTGCCTGGTCATCACCATCATGGAGGTTCCAGGCGAGTCCGCTTCACCCGACTCCACTGGCATGCTGAACATGGTGCGTCTGTATCGGCCGGCTAGCTTGGACTCGCTGCCGTGCCACGTGCCTGTGCAGAAGTGGCGCGCCTGGACATCGCGCTCTGTGCCGCGTTTTGTCATGGGCTTTCTCTGCCTGCTCTACTTCAGTTCACTGCCCCTTGGCATTTATCTGCTCATGATTCAGCAACTTACACTGGGAGTGATCCTGGTCAGCCTGGTGCCCTCCACCCTCGTCCTCTGTGTGTTCTACGGCTTCTGTCAGTGCCTGTGCCATGAGATCATGGAGGCCATGGCTACATAG
- the LOC132844621 gene encoding deoxynucleotidyltransferase terminal-interacting protein 1, with protein MGAHRSEGRREWLQQDAGGQQQVQSMNPWNIMIKHRQVQRRGRRSQMAVSYTDPVISMDLLRTVLQPSFNDDILAVFKKYMKFFEKAASNVKENVGEDVQTDQLIKEACRNCLEHAKLLFPDAEKTAQRPLFDPSIKRSRQMEDDSSQRGSPVPKKRKGRPPLPTLPYDRSIPYSAPNKPKVAEPIKREGPKWDPIRLTEKSTFVLGSRANKALGMGGTRGRIYIKHADLFKYAADAQDKQWLAERQHMRATGGKMAYLLIEEDIQDLALSDEYKDCPELKLDELKPFMVPVWMLEKMQKTMESQRSERD; from the exons ATGGGAGCACACAGGAGTGAGGGACGGAGAGAGTGGCTTCAACAGGACGCTGGTGGGCAGCAGCAGGTTCAGTCTATG AACCCCTGGAACATCATGATCAAGCACAGACAGGTTCAGCGCAGGGGTAGACGCTCACAGATGGCTGTGAG TTATACAGATCCTGTCATTTCTATGGATCTCTTGCGGACTGTGCTGCAGCCCAGCTTCAACGATGACATTTTGGcagtctttaaaaaatatatgaag TTTTTTGAGAAGGCAGCAAGCAACGTGAAGGAGAATGTAGGGGAGGACGTTCAAACGGATCAGCTCATCAAAGAGGCGTGTCGAAACTGCTTGGAGCAT GCCAAACTGCTCTTCCCAGATGCAGAGAAAACTGCACAAAGACCTCTCTTCGATCCCTCTATAAAG CGCTCACGGCAGATGGAGGATGATTCCAGCCAAAGAGGAAGCCCAGTCCCTAAAAAG AGGAAGGGACGTCCCCCTCTGCCCACTTTACCATATGACCGATCCATACCATACAGTGCTCC gAATAAGCCTAAAGTAGCTGAGCCAATAAAACGAGAAGGaccaaag TGGGATCCCATCCGGCTGACTGAAAAAAGCACATTCGTTTTAGGGTCCAGGGCGAACAA agctTTAGGGATGGGAGGCACTAGAGGAAGGATCTATATTAAACACGCAGACCTCTTCAAG TACGCTGCTGATGCTCAGGATAAGCAGTGGCTTGCAGAGAGGCAGCACATGAGAGCCACAGGTGGAAAGATG GCGTATCTACTCATTGAAGAGGACATCCAAGACCTTGCTCTAAGTGACGAATATAA AGACTGTCCTGAATTGAAGCTGGATGAATTGAAGCCCTTTATGGTGCCTGTGTGGATGTTAGAGAAGATGCAGAAGACGATGGAATCTCAGAGATCTGAGAGGGATTAA
- the zgc:109913 gene encoding regulator of G-protein signaling 9-binding protein, producing the protein MNRWRRSVGEIQARKRLVSECEQAQAAFNKLTACFQQMATCLGSNTDSSLLRDELEETRGQAHKICTGLHQRLLELLVENEQGQDDRVQVERLWVLLLSNLENFQQQLKKVSALQELFPIALQKDRQALVNTGASGGGTEVAGCAAVVQSPWVVMECNKNPDLNGHVLEIETLLQEMLQRVNVPLWSIEPMQKAWAEGTQEDDDDILEEMMEVEVVSQDGKSGCCSHSNCRLRCIFCLLN; encoded by the exons ATGAATCGGTGGCGGAGGTCTGTGGGAGAGATCCAGGCCAGGAAGAGGCTGGTGAGCGAGTGTGAGCAGGCGCAGGCTGCCTTCAACAAACTCACCGCCTGCTTTCAGCAAATGGCCACCTGCTTAGGAAGCAACACAGACAGCAGCCTTCTGAGAGATGAGCTGGAGGAAACCAGGGGACAGGCGCATAAAATATGTACAG GGCTGCACCAGAGGCTACTAGAGCTGCTGGTTGAGAACGAGCAAGGCCAGGACGACCGCGTGCAGGTTGAGCGCCTCTGGGTTCTGCTCCTGAGCAATTTGGAGAACTTCCAACAGCAGCTCAAGAAGGTCAGTGCACTCCAGGAGCTCTTTCCCATTGCTCTGCAAAAGGACAGACAGGCCCTGGTGAACACAGGCGCTTCCGGAGGAGGCACTGAAGTGGCAGGCTGTGCTGCCGTGGTGCAGAGCCCCTGGGTAGTGATGGAGTGCAACAAGAATCCTGACCTGAATGGCCATGTGTTGGAGATTGAGACTCTGCTCCAGGAAATGCTGCAGAGGGTAAATGTACCACTGTGGTCAATCGAGCCGATGCAGAAAGCCTGGGCTGAGGGAACGCAGGAAGATGACGATGATATCTTAGAGGAGATGATGGAGGTCGAAGTGGTATCGCAGGATGGAAAATCAGGCTGCTGCAGTCATTCCAACTGTAGACTAAGATGCATATTCTGTTTGCTCAACTAG